One segment of Desulfosudis oleivorans Hxd3 DNA contains the following:
- a CDS encoding DUF4390 domain-containing protein: protein MHSMFRFSGLMLSCMLFVMICHTPAPADGARLSEMSVTPSGDVLVFQTTVAGAFNEKMEAAIKSGVPVTFTFLIRAARVRRMWFDKDVTEFRVTHTIKYDNLKEEFTVKRSWEGEKTLVTKSLDQARNAMVRIEGLPLCSLNDLERDTVYRVSAKAELDKLTLPLYLHYVLFFVSFWDVETDWHHVDFTY, encoded by the coding sequence ATGCATTCCATGTTTCGATTTTCCGGCCTGATGCTTTCGTGCATGCTTTTTGTGATGATCTGCCATACGCCCGCTCCGGCAGATGGCGCCCGCCTGTCCGAAATGTCCGTCACGCCCTCGGGAGACGTCCTTGTTTTTCAAACTACCGTGGCCGGCGCATTCAACGAAAAAATGGAGGCCGCCATCAAAAGCGGTGTGCCGGTCACTTTCACTTTCCTGATCCGGGCCGCCAGGGTCCGGCGCATGTGGTTCGACAAGGACGTGACCGAATTCCGTGTTACCCACACGATCAAATACGACAACCTGAAAGAGGAGTTTACCGTAAAGCGTTCCTGGGAAGGGGAAAAAACCCTGGTCACCAAATCGCTGGATCAGGCCCGGAACGCCATGGTCCGGATCGAGGGGCTGCCCCTTTGCAGCCTGAACGATCTTGAACGGGACACGGTTTACCGGGTCAGCGCCAAGGCAGAACTGGACAAGCTCACCCTGCCGCTTTACCTGCATTACGTGCTCTTCTTTGTCTCCTTCTGGGACGTGGAAACCGACTGGCATCATGTCGACTTTACTTATTAG
- a CDS encoding sensor histidine kinase → MIKKFFKAFRTFMSGLDEEERRRRKREGILAVVLLVTVAVLTYLESRIIQFGADIPISNTVLMFVFININLLLLILLIFLVFRNLVKLFYDRKQNVMGARLRTRLVVAFISLTLVPAIVLFFFSMSFITTSIKFWFNVPVDHALENSLAVGKNMYAHIEDSNRFFLKRAAYQITTNNLLRPYRTDDLSRYIQIVQREFHLNTVEVYNPDGERITYAVSPEIETAPFGTLSINDLQKTGMETDTVFSISRDLPAGELVSSICSIPFGQPREKAEAFLVISILLPPDLSDSLTAISRGIEEYQQIKLLKEPIQSTYYIVLSIVALLVVFCAVWFGFYIAKSLTNPIMELAKGLERVSAGDLAYTIERLADDEIGMLVSSFNKMTGDLRAGRQQIEAATQALERQKDALEESRLYMEIVLNNISTGVISIDAHGTITTINKSARKMLSLSHENVLNRYYANVLKDRYLKLADERIATIRDGGQDMVELPLRLTISGTPRSFIIYLNALRHDKTGQYMGIVMVIDDLTELEKAQRMAAWREVARRIAHEVKNPLTPISLSAQRLKRKFGPDADDPIFEECIRTILDYVDIIRNLVNEFAAFAKFPSAKLGPCDLVQTIRETADLYTEEDSPVTFTIDAPPDLPRLNLDRQQIKQALINLIENAITAMEGAGRITITVRHDPAAMKVVLTFADTGRGLSEAAKNNLFEPYFSTKKSGMGLGLAIVSSIIADHNGTISAHDNKPRGARFIIELPA, encoded by the coding sequence ATGATTAAAAAATTTTTCAAAGCGTTCCGGACCTTCATGTCCGGACTGGATGAGGAAGAACGCCGGCGCAGAAAGCGGGAAGGCATTCTGGCTGTTGTGCTGCTGGTGACAGTGGCCGTGCTTACCTACCTGGAAAGCCGCATCATCCAGTTCGGCGCCGACATTCCGATTTCCAACACGGTGTTGATGTTCGTCTTCATCAACATCAACCTGCTGCTGCTGATCCTGCTGATTTTTCTTGTTTTCAGGAACCTGGTCAAACTTTTCTACGACCGCAAGCAGAATGTCATGGGCGCCCGGCTGCGGACCCGGCTGGTGGTGGCGTTCATCTCCCTGACCCTGGTCCCCGCCATTGTGCTGTTCTTTTTTTCCATGAGCTTTATCACCACCAGTATCAAGTTCTGGTTCAACGTGCCCGTGGACCATGCCCTGGAGAACTCCCTGGCCGTGGGCAAGAACATGTATGCCCACATTGAGGACAGCAACCGATTTTTTCTGAAACGGGCCGCCTACCAGATCACCACCAACAATCTGCTGCGGCCCTATCGCACCGACGATCTCTCCCGGTATATCCAGATCGTTCAGCGGGAGTTTCACCTGAACACGGTGGAGGTCTACAATCCCGACGGGGAACGGATCACCTATGCCGTCTCTCCGGAAATTGAGACGGCCCCTTTCGGAACCTTATCAATAAACGATCTGCAAAAAACCGGCATGGAAACAGACACGGTTTTTTCCATCAGCCGGGATCTGCCCGCCGGTGAGCTGGTCAGCTCCATCTGCTCGATACCCTTTGGCCAGCCGAGGGAAAAGGCCGAAGCCTTTCTGGTGATCTCCATCCTGCTGCCCCCGGACCTGTCCGACAGCCTGACCGCCATTTCCAGGGGCATTGAAGAGTACCAGCAGATCAAGCTTCTCAAGGAGCCCATTCAGAGCACCTATTACATCGTTCTCTCCATCGTGGCGCTGCTGGTGGTCTTCTGTGCCGTGTGGTTCGGCTTTTACATCGCCAAGTCCCTCACCAATCCCATCATGGAGCTGGCCAAGGGCCTGGAGCGGGTCTCCGCCGGAGACCTGGCCTATACCATCGAACGCCTGGCCGATGATGAAATCGGCATGCTGGTCAGCTCGTTTAACAAAATGACCGGGGACCTGCGGGCCGGGCGGCAGCAGATCGAAGCGGCCACCCAGGCGCTGGAACGGCAGAAGGACGCGCTGGAAGAGAGCCGCCTCTATATGGAGATCGTTCTCAACAACATCTCCACCGGCGTCATCTCCATTGATGCCCACGGCACCATTACAACGATCAACAAGTCGGCCCGGAAAATGCTGTCCCTTTCCCACGAAAACGTGCTCAACCGTTACTATGCCAACGTATTGAAGGACCGGTACCTGAAACTTGCCGATGAGCGAATCGCCACCATTCGGGACGGCGGCCAGGACATGGTGGAACTGCCGCTGCGACTCACCATCAGCGGTACGCCCCGCAGCTTTATTATCTACTTAAACGCCCTGCGGCACGACAAGACCGGCCAGTACATGGGCATCGTGATGGTAATCGACGACCTCACCGAACTGGAAAAGGCACAGCGCATGGCGGCCTGGCGGGAGGTGGCCCGTCGCATCGCCCATGAGGTAAAAAACCCGCTGACCCCCATCTCCCTTTCGGCCCAGCGCCTGAAAAGAAAGTTCGGGCCCGACGCCGATGACCCGATCTTTGAAGAATGTATTCGCACCATTCTTGATTACGTGGATATCATTCGCAACCTGGTCAACGAGTTTGCCGCCTTTGCCAAGTTTCCATCGGCCAAGCTGGGGCCCTGCGACCTGGTGCAGACCATTCGGGAAACCGCCGACCTCTATACCGAGGAAGACAGCCCCGTCACATTCACCATTGACGCGCCCCCGGACCTGCCCCGGCTGAACCTGGACCGGCAGCAGATCAAACAGGCCCTGATCAACCTGATTGAAAACGCGATCACCGCCATGGAGGGGGCCGGGCGGATCACGATCACGGTGCGCCACGATCCCGCGGCCATGAAGGTGGTGCTGACCTTTGCCGATACCGGCAGAGGGCTTTCCGAGGCGGCGAAAAACAACCTTTTTGAACCCTATTTTTCAACCAAAAAATCGGGAATGGGGCTGGGCCTTGCCATTGTCAGCTCCATTATCGCGGACCACAACGGCACCATCAGCGCCCATGACAATAAGCCCAGAGGCGCTCGGTTTATCATCGAGCTGCCGGCATGA
- a CDS encoding sigma-54-dependent transcriptional regulator, producing MFPSVLIVDDEPSILQSLGGLLSDEGFEILTASNGYEALKLIETASPDIVLLDIWMPGIDGIETLKEIKAASPHIPVVIITGHGTIETAVNATKIGAFDFIEKPLSIDKVIVAIHNALNFRRLEEENRYLKKKTLKKSSIDGASPAVVALKQQIASAAPTDAWILISGENGTGKEMVARTIHTLSPRGEHPFVDINCAAIPETYLESELFGHEKGAFEAATTKSVGKIELANKGTLFLDEISNMAPATQAKLVRVLQEQKFQRLGSSRTVSVNVRVIAATHKDLELEIREGRFRQDLFFLLNVIPIEVPPLRDRKEDIPVLAAIFLEQHARQNNTEPKQLSEDALNLLCDYAWPGNVRELKNLLERLTIMLHKKTIEAGDLPRPYNPEKTPPALPVAELFSPIDLKQARTRFEEAYIRFILQQNDADITRTALAIGVDKGYLRKKIKKMKL from the coding sequence ATGTTTCCATCGGTTTTAATTGTAGATGACGAGCCTTCCATCCTTCAGTCCCTGGGCGGACTGCTGTCGGATGAAGGCTTTGAGATTCTCACCGCGTCAAACGGGTATGAGGCACTAAAGCTTATCGAAACCGCATCCCCGGACATTGTGCTGCTGGACATCTGGATGCCCGGCATCGACGGTATTGAGACCTTAAAGGAGATCAAGGCCGCCAGCCCCCATATTCCGGTGGTCATCATTACCGGCCACGGCACCATTGAGACCGCGGTCAATGCCACCAAGATCGGGGCCTTTGATTTTATTGAAAAACCCCTGTCCATTGACAAGGTCATCGTGGCCATTCACAACGCTTTGAACTTTCGCCGGCTGGAGGAGGAAAACCGGTACCTCAAGAAAAAGACGCTGAAAAAAAGTTCCATCGACGGCGCCAGCCCGGCGGTGGTTGCATTGAAACAGCAGATCGCTTCGGCCGCGCCTACGGATGCATGGATTCTGATCTCCGGGGAAAACGGCACCGGAAAGGAGATGGTGGCCCGCACCATTCACACCCTGAGCCCCCGGGGAGAACACCCCTTTGTGGACATCAACTGCGCGGCCATTCCGGAGACGTACCTGGAAAGCGAGCTGTTCGGCCATGAAAAGGGCGCGTTTGAGGCCGCAACCACAAAGTCGGTCGGCAAAATCGAACTGGCCAACAAGGGCACCCTGTTTTTAGACGAGATATCCAACATGGCGCCGGCCACCCAGGCAAAACTGGTGCGGGTGCTGCAGGAACAGAAATTCCAGCGCCTGGGCAGTTCCCGAACGGTATCGGTGAATGTGCGAGTGATTGCGGCAACGCATAAGGACCTGGAACTGGAAATCAGGGAGGGCCGCTTCCGGCAGGACCTTTTTTTTCTGCTCAACGTGATTCCCATCGAAGTGCCGCCCCTGCGGGACCGCAAGGAAGACATTCCCGTTCTTGCGGCCATCTTCCTGGAACAACATGCCCGGCAGAACAACACGGAGCCCAAACAACTTTCTGAAGATGCCCTGAACCTGCTGTGCGATTACGCGTGGCCCGGCAATGTACGGGAGCTTAAAAACCTGCTGGAGCGGCTGACCATCATGCTTCACAAGAAGACCATCGAAGCCGGCGACCTGCCCCGGCCTTACAACCCGGAAAAAACGCCGCCGGCCCTTCCCGTGGCCGAACTGTTCTCCCCCATTGATCTGAAGCAGGCCCGCACCCGTTTTGAAGAGGCCTATATCCGGTTTATCCTGCAGCAGAACGACGCGGACATCACCAGGACCGCCCTGGCCATTGGCGTGGACAAGGGGTACCTGCGCAAAAAAATCAAAAAGATGAAGTTGTAA
- the rsmD gene encoding 16S rRNA (guanine(966)-N(2))-methyltransferase RsmD has product MALTVIGGTLKGRRLFSPTGMAIRPTSGRVREALFNIFMHETPGATVLDLFAGTGALAIEALSRGAARAVLIDNTPAALAVIQKNIHACELQSSARAIRHDAAQNLACLPSLGMTFDLVFMDPPYKSGAIGQVLENLRVSQTLLPGAWVVAEHSRKTTAEAAACDGRDFSLTDQRKYGKTVVSFFQYMVETPMNSDTPPFHHTHDAG; this is encoded by the coding sequence ATGGCGCTTACTGTTATCGGCGGCACATTAAAGGGCAGGCGGCTTTTTTCACCAACGGGCATGGCGATCCGGCCCACGTCAGGCCGGGTGCGGGAAGCCCTGTTCAATATTTTCATGCATGAAACTCCGGGTGCCACGGTGCTGGACCTGTTTGCCGGCACCGGGGCGCTGGCCATCGAGGCCCTGAGCCGGGGGGCCGCCCGGGCCGTGCTGATCGACAACACCCCCGCTGCTCTGGCGGTGATTCAAAAAAACATCCACGCGTGCGAACTTCAGTCCTCGGCCAGAGCCATTCGCCACGATGCCGCACAAAACCTTGCCTGCCTGCCATCCCTGGGCATGACCTTTGACCTGGTGTTCATGGACCCTCCCTATAAATCCGGCGCCATCGGTCAGGTCCTTGAAAACCTTCGCGTCAGCCAAACGCTGTTGCCCGGAGCATGGGTGGTGGCCGAGCACTCACGAAAAACAACAGCCGAGGCAGCCGCCTGTGACGGACGCGATTTTAGCCTGACAGACCAGCGCAAATACGGAAAAACGGTTGTCTCTTTTTTCCAATATATGGTAGAAACTCCCATGAACAGCGACACACCGCCCTTTCACCACACCCATGACGCCGGTTGA
- the coaD gene encoding pantetheine-phosphate adenylyltransferase — protein sequence MKIAIYPGSFDPVTNGHIDIIQRGRHLFDKIIVSILLNPGKKALFSLDERLDMLTESLKDIDGVEVDSFAGLLIDYAERKNAKAILRGMRAVSDFEYEFQMALMNRRLNRDIQTVFLMTGMRWIYTSSSIIKEAATFGGDISGMVPAIVEKKLEEKIGYVVNHKKAED from the coding sequence ATGAAAATCGCCATCTACCCGGGTTCCTTTGATCCGGTCACCAACGGTCACATCGACATCATTCAGCGGGGACGTCACCTGTTTGACAAAATCATCGTGTCGATTCTTCTCAATCCCGGGAAAAAAGCACTCTTCTCCCTTGATGAACGGCTGGACATGCTGACCGAAAGTCTGAAGGATATTGACGGTGTGGAGGTGGACTCTTTTGCCGGCCTGCTCATCGACTATGCCGAGCGGAAAAACGCGAAGGCCATTCTCCGGGGCATGCGGGCCGTATCCGACTTTGAGTACGAATTTCAGATGGCCCTGATGAACCGGCGGCTCAACCGGGATATTCAGACGGTGTTTTTGATGACCGGCATGCGGTGGATTTATACCAGCTCTTCCATTATCAAGGAGGCGGCCACCTTTGGCGGCGACATCAGCGGCATGGTGCCGGCGATCGTGGAAAAAAAGCTGGAAGAAAAGATCGGATACGTCGTCAACCACAAAAAGGCCGAGGACTAA
- a CDS encoding protein-L-isoaspartate(D-aspartate) O-methyltransferase, with translation MVMENEEIRYVRRRKQMVENQIARRGINDPFVLGAMGTVPRHLFVSEALMDQAYGDFPLPIGEQQTISQPYIVAEMTQALEPTGNDRVLEIGTGSGYQAAILSRIVSRVYTVERIHSLYIRARALFDRLGYYNIATRYSDGTTGWKAESPFDRIIITAGAPDIPSVLVDQLAVGGRLVAPVGTESVQSLIKLVKEKTGVRSTDLGGCRFVKLIGEHGWKEN, from the coding sequence ATGGTTATGGAAAACGAAGAAATAAGATATGTGCGCCGGCGCAAACAGATGGTGGAAAACCAGATCGCGCGGCGCGGCATCAACGACCCTTTTGTGCTGGGCGCCATGGGCACGGTGCCCAGGCACCTGTTTGTCAGCGAGGCCCTGATGGACCAGGCCTACGGCGATTTTCCCCTTCCCATCGGTGAGCAGCAGACCATCTCCCAGCCCTATATCGTGGCGGAAATGACCCAGGCACTGGAACCCACCGGTAACGATCGGGTTCTGGAGATCGGCACGGGATCGGGATATCAGGCGGCCATACTCTCCCGCATCGTGTCCCGCGTTTATACCGTTGAGCGGATACACTCCCTTTACATTCGGGCAAGGGCCCTGTTTGACAGGCTGGGTTACTACAACATCGCCACCCGGTACTCCGACGGCACCACCGGGTGGAAGGCGGAAAGCCCTTTTGACCGGATTATCATCACCGCCGGTGCCCCGGACATTCCTTCGGTGCTGGTGGATCAACTGGCTGTGGGCGGGCGGCTGGTAGCGCCGGTGGGAACCGAGTCCGTGCAGAGCCTGATCAAGCTGGTCAAGGAAAAAACCGGGGTTCGGTCCACCGATCTGGGCGGGTGCCGGTTTGTCAAGCTAATCGGCGAACATGGGTGGAAAGAAAATTAG
- a CDS encoding potassium channel family protein translates to MGNTKNLFSLILLFIVVLIAGTFGYAIIEGWDLLDAFYMTMITVTTVGYGEVHGMSRAGRVFTMVVIFLGYGLCLYVAGSVVQFMVDGKIRAILGRRKLDSKIRRLRNHYIVCGYGRIGRVLAAHLREKPIDMVAIDGNPDLVPAMEADNVLYICASAIEEETLIQAGIKHAKVLIAALATDTDNVFLVLTARQLNPDLFIMARASHEGSKSKLRAAGADKVESPYDIGAHNMAMRVLRPTVTNFLELALARKNKHIQMEEIPIRPGSRFCGLALSESGIRQEFDLIVIAIKKSDASMIFNPSFDAKIHANDTVIVVGSTENLEKFGKAAMAA, encoded by the coding sequence TTGGGCAATACAAAAAACCTTTTTTCACTGATTCTGCTGTTTATCGTGGTGCTGATCGCCGGCACTTTCGGCTATGCCATCATAGAAGGATGGGATCTGCTTGATGCCTTTTACATGACCATGATCACGGTCACCACCGTGGGATACGGGGAGGTTCATGGCATGAGCCGGGCCGGCCGGGTCTTCACCATGGTGGTGATTTTCCTGGGTTACGGTCTATGCCTCTATGTGGCGGGGTCCGTGGTCCAGTTCATGGTGGATGGAAAGATTCGCGCAATTCTCGGGAGGCGGAAATTGGATTCAAAAATCAGACGGCTGAGAAACCACTATATTGTCTGCGGGTACGGCCGCATCGGCCGCGTACTGGCCGCTCACCTTCGGGAGAAGCCGATTGACATGGTGGCCATCGACGGGAATCCCGACCTGGTGCCGGCCATGGAGGCCGATAACGTGCTTTACATCTGTGCCAGCGCCATAGAGGAAGAGACCCTGATACAGGCCGGCATTAAACATGCGAAGGTGCTGATCGCGGCCCTGGCCACGGACACGGACAACGTGTTTCTCGTACTCACGGCCCGCCAGCTGAACCCCGACCTTTTTATTATGGCCCGGGCCAGCCATGAAGGGTCAAAATCCAAGCTAAGGGCCGCCGGCGCCGATAAGGTGGAATCCCCCTACGACATCGGGGCACACAACATGGCCATGCGGGTGCTGCGGCCAACGGTAACCAATTTCCTGGAGCTGGCACTGGCAAGGAAGAACAAGCATATTCAGATGGAAGAGATTCCGATTCGGCCCGGCTCCCGGTTCTGCGGCCTGGCCCTGAGCGAGTCAGGTATTCGGCAGGAGTTTGACCTGATTGTCATTGCCATTAAAAAATCAGATGCTTCCATGATTTTCAACCCCTCCTTTGACGCGAAAATTCACGCCAACGATACTGTTATCGTGGTGGGCAGCACGGAAAACCTGGAAAAATTCGGAAAAGCCGCCATGGCCGCATGA
- a CDS encoding 5-formyltetrahydrofolate cyclo-ligase, whose product MDDVKEIKQGLSAGVVKKIGAFTKDELSQKSRQILTRLFGFANFMEARVVFIYLNKPGEVDTRSIIKHCFSCNKVAVVPYDDTNRKDLRLLKLNDPSADFITGPRGETVADPNRCRVVPIDSVEIAIIPGLVFDEKGARIGLGTGYYDKLIPKLPATTRKVSLAFEDQIIAQVPKGSIDRHVDIIITEDRVIYKI is encoded by the coding sequence ATGGATGATGTCAAGGAAATAAAACAGGGGCTCAGCGCCGGTGTGGTAAAAAAAATCGGTGCGTTCACAAAAGATGAGCTCTCTCAGAAAAGCCGGCAGATATTGACCCGGCTGTTTGGTTTTGCCAACTTCATGGAAGCACGGGTGGTGTTTATTTACCTTAACAAACCCGGCGAGGTGGACACCCGCAGCATCATAAAGCACTGTTTTTCGTGCAACAAGGTCGCCGTGGTGCCTTATGACGACACCAACCGAAAGGATCTTCGGCTGCTCAAGCTCAATGATCCTTCCGCTGATTTTATCACCGGCCCCAGGGGTGAAACCGTGGCCGATCCCAACCGTTGCAGAGTGGTGCCCATCGACAGCGTGGAAATCGCCATCATACCCGGCCTGGTGTTTGATGAAAAAGGGGCCCGCATCGGCCTGGGCACCGGTTATTACGACAAACTGATTCCCAAGCTGCCCGCCACCACCCGCAAGGTCTCCCTGGCCTTTGAAGACCAGATCATCGCCCAGGTGCCCAAGGGGTCCATTGACCGGCATGTTGATATCATCATCACAGAGGACCGTGTGATTTACAAGATATAG
- the serS gene encoding serine--tRNA ligase, with translation MLDSRFVREQADRARQALAHRNEDPVMIDAFLGYDTARKDILAEIEALRHKRNVASDTIAQMKKAGQTADEPIAAMREVSAKIKELEVLLAENQEKSDALLMRIPNIPHASVPIGPDESANVTEREVGTPPAFDFAPRPHEEIGEALGIFDFARAAKIAGARFPLYKGAGALMERALINFMLDIHTTEHGYTECLPPLMVNAKTMTGTGQLPKFEEDLFKLERWGFYLIPTAEVPVTNIFADEILNEADLPIKYTAYTPCFRSEAGSYGKDTKGLIRQHQFNKVELVKFAHPEHSYDELEKLLADAETILQRLGLAYRVITLCSGDMGFSAAKTYDIEVWFPAQNRYREISSCSNFEDFQARRANIRFKRPGQKGTGFVHTLNGSGLAVGRTLAAILENFQTKEGAVEIPDTLRPYMRNMAVLSL, from the coding sequence ATGCTTGACAGCCGATTTGTAAGAGAACAGGCCGACAGGGCCAGGCAGGCCCTTGCGCATCGCAATGAAGACCCGGTCATGATTGACGCGTTTCTTGGATATGACACGGCCCGCAAGGATATTCTGGCCGAGATCGAAGCGTTACGGCACAAACGCAACGTGGCCTCCGACACCATCGCGCAAATGAAAAAGGCGGGGCAGACCGCGGATGAACCTATTGCCGCCATGCGCGAAGTGTCCGCAAAAATAAAGGAATTGGAGGTCCTGCTCGCCGAAAACCAGGAAAAAAGCGATGCCCTGCTGATGCGCATTCCCAATATCCCCCACGCGTCGGTTCCCATCGGTCCGGACGAAAGCGCCAACGTGACGGAAAGGGAGGTGGGCACCCCTCCGGCATTTGATTTTGCCCCCCGGCCCCACGAAGAGATCGGTGAGGCCCTGGGCATTTTCGATTTTGCAAGGGCCGCCAAGATCGCCGGCGCCCGGTTTCCCCTGTACAAGGGGGCCGGCGCTCTGATGGAGCGGGCCCTGATCAACTTCATGCTGGACATTCACACCACGGAGCACGGCTACACCGAGTGCCTGCCGCCCCTGATGGTAAATGCCAAAACCATGACCGGCACGGGCCAGCTGCCCAAGTTTGAAGAGGACCTGTTCAAGCTGGAACGGTGGGGGTTTTACCTGATTCCCACAGCCGAAGTGCCGGTGACCAACATCTTTGCCGACGAAATTCTCAACGAGGCAGACCTGCCCATCAAATACACGGCCTATACTCCCTGTTTCCGATCCGAAGCCGGTTCCTACGGCAAGGACACCAAGGGGCTGATCCGCCAGCACCAGTTCAACAAGGTGGAACTGGTCAAATTTGCCCATCCGGAACACTCCTACGACGAGCTGGAAAAACTGCTGGCCGATGCGGAAACTATTTTACAGCGATTGGGCCTGGCCTACCGGGTGATCACCCTCTGTTCCGGTGATATGGGATTTTCCGCGGCCAAAACCTATGACATAGAGGTGTGGTTTCCCGCCCAGAACCGGTACAGGGAGATCTCCTCATGCAGTAACTTCGAGGACTTCCAGGCCCGGCGGGCCAACATCCGGTTCAAGCGGCCCGGCCAGAAAGGCACCGGGTTTGTTCATACATTAAACGGTTCAGGGCTGGCCGTGGGCAGGACCCTGGCCGCCATACTGGAAAATTTTCAGACAAAAGAGGGCGCCGTTGAGATTCCCGATACCCTGCGGCCTTACATGAGAAACATGGCGGTCCTGTCATTATGA
- the thrC gene encoding threonine synthase, producing MNPSDFPCDVQPHLVPRPGGDMVYKCLGCDATHDINTLLYTCPSCNSVLLIEDRDFDRHRAIPGPLWRKIFDFRKSLNIPALKGVYRFHEFIGPDLPLEAVVWLGEGGTPVVEASPLLQQKVGIRLFFKNDGQNPSASFKDRGMASAFSRINFLLQSGILSNVLAVCASTGDTSASAALYAAYLKPRVTSAVLLPHGKVTPQQLSQPLGNGAAVFEIAGVFDDCMKVVEELSENYNVALLNSKNAWRILGQESYSYEIAQDFSYDTRNLTVVVPIGNAGNITAVMNGFLKFFRIGIINALPKIIGVQSDHASPVFQYYREPDPARRRFAPVTVKPSVAQAAMIGNPVSMPRVIRLADRYDQAAGQRRVFVVEVSEQQIMDWQLTANRHGNIVCTHGGESLAGLVTARQQGLVTDDDMAVLDSTAHMLKFSNFQQMYFENAFPAHYGVTPDPALVNAPQLVEVPGIATPADRETLSGPEMTTFVRKTADEIANRLGLKRTKQ from the coding sequence ATGAACCCTTCCGACTTTCCATGCGATGTACAGCCCCACCTGGTGCCCCGGCCCGGGGGCGACATGGTGTATAAATGCCTTGGGTGCGACGCCACCCACGACATCAACACCCTTCTATACACCTGCCCTTCCTGCAACAGCGTGCTGCTGATCGAGGACCGGGACTTTGACCGGCACAGGGCCATCCCCGGCCCCCTGTGGCGAAAGATTTTCGATTTTCGAAAAAGCCTCAACATCCCCGCTTTAAAAGGGGTCTACCGGTTTCACGAGTTTATCGGCCCGGACCTGCCCCTGGAAGCGGTGGTATGGCTGGGTGAAGGCGGTACCCCGGTGGTTGAAGCCAGCCCGCTCCTTCAGCAGAAGGTGGGAATCCGCCTCTTTTTCAAAAACGACGGCCAGAATCCCAGCGCCTCTTTCAAGGACCGGGGCATGGCCAGCGCCTTTTCCCGTATTAATTTTCTTTTGCAAAGCGGCATCCTCTCCAACGTGCTGGCTGTGTGCGCCTCCACAGGGGACACGTCGGCATCGGCGGCCCTCTATGCCGCCTATCTCAAGCCCCGGGTCACATCCGCCGTTCTTCTTCCTCACGGCAAGGTCACACCCCAGCAGCTTTCCCAGCCCCTGGGCAACGGGGCCGCCGTGTTTGAAATTGCCGGCGTGTTTGACGACTGCATGAAGGTGGTCGAAGAATTGTCCGAAAACTACAACGTGGCCCTGCTCAACTCCAAAAATGCCTGGCGCATTCTGGGTCAGGAGTCCTACTCTTATGAAATCGCCCAGGATTTTTCCTACGACACCCGGAATCTGACCGTTGTGGTGCCCATCGGCAATGCCGGCAACATCACGGCGGTGATGAACGGCTTCTTAAAATTTTTCCGAATCGGCATTATCAATGCCCTGCCCAAAATCATCGGGGTCCAGTCCGACCACGCCAGCCCGGTGTTCCAGTACTACAGAGAGCCCGACCCGGCCCGGCGCCGGTTTGCCCCGGTGACGGTCAAACCCAGCGTGGCACAGGCCGCCATGATCGGCAACCCGGTCTCCATGCCGCGGGTGATCCGTCTGGCCGACCGGTATGACCAGGCCGCCGGCCAACGGCGGGTGTTCGTGGTGGAAGTATCTGAGCAGCAGATCATGGACTGGCAGCTGACGGCCAACCGGCACGGCAACATCGTCTGCACCCATGGCGGCGAAAGCCTGGCCGGCCTGGTAACGGCACGGCAGCAGGGCCTGGTAACCGACGACGACATGGCGGTCCTGGACTCCACGGCCCACATGCTCAAGTTCTCCAATTTTCAACAGATGTACTTTGAAAACGCTTTTCCGGCCCATTACGGGGTGACGCCGGACCCGGCCCTTGTCAATGCCCCGCAGCTGGTTGAGGTTCCCGGCATTGCCACGCCGGCGGACCGGGAGACACTGAGCGGGCCGGAGATGACAACATTTGTCAGAAAAACCGCTGATGAGATTGCAAACCGGCTTGGCTTGAAAAGGACAAAACAATGA